One Fusarium falciforme chromosome 14, complete sequence genomic region harbors:
- a CDS encoding MFS domain-containing protein, with protein MATTAQSVRGTADLSKIEAPITWKAYLCCVSAAFGGIFFGYDIGWMGGVLGMPYFIQQYTGMEYDFNANAPVDGSRAFAITSSDKSLMTSILSLGTFLGALVAGDLADMVGRRITILMGCAIFSAGVVLQIASSGQLAVMTIGRLVAGLGVGFESAVIILYISEISPKKIRGAVVSAYQFCITIGLLLANCVVYGTQNLSNTASYRIPIGIQFLWAIILAGALFILPESPRYFVKKGKIQQAAESLAYIRGQPTSSEYIQDELAEIVANHEYESTVTPDNGYINSWLVCFKGPISKPSSNIRRTIVGAGIQGMQQLSGMNFIFYYGTTFFQQLGTISNPFLISLITTLVNVLSTPLAFWTIERFGRRPLLVYGGIGMFLMQYIIGAVGTAQPKNETAVKGMIAVICFQIFFFATTWGPAAWVVVGEVFSLPIRSRGVAISTASCWFWNCVLAVIAPYMTGDEKGAVNLGPKVFFFWGSLCLLGAMFSYFFIPEMKGLSLEQVDRMLEETSPRKSAKWVPTSTFAQEMGRTEKSATVHAEDNEV; from the exons ATGGCCACTACCGCCCAATCCGTCCGGGGGACAGCCGATCTATCCAAGATCGAGGCACCCATCACCTGGAAAGCGTATCTCTGCTGCGTCTCTGCGGCCTTTGGGGGTATCTTCTTTGGCTATGATATTGGCTGGATGGGCGGAGTGCTTGGCATGCCCTACTTCATCCAACAGTATACTGGCATGGAGTATGACTTTAACGCCAATGCTCCTGTCGATGGCTCTCGCGCTTTCGCCATTACGTCCTCAGACAAGTCTCTTATGACATCAATCCTGTCGCTGGGAACCTTCCTAGGTGCACTTGTCGCCGGCGACCTTGCGGACATGGTGGGTCGTCGTATCACTATCCTTATGGGATGCGCCATCTTCTCCGCCGGCGTGGTCCTGCAGATCGCCAGTAGTGGCCAGTTAGCTGTTATGACCATCGGAAGACTCGTTGCTGGACTGGGCGTCGGGTTTGAATCTGCCGTCATCATCTTGTATATATCCGAAATCTCTCCCAAGAAGATCCGCGGTGCTGTTGTTTCTGCTTACCAGTTCTGCAT CACCATTGGCCTCCTTTTGGCAAATTGCGTCGTCTACGGGACGCAAAACTTAAGCAACACTGCATCTTACCGCATCCCAATCGGCATTCAATTTCTTTGGGCCATTATTCTTGCTGGTGCTCTGTTCATTTTGC CTGAATCACCCCGATACTTTGTCAAGAAAGGAAAGATTCAACAGGCGGCCGAATCTCTTGCGTATATTCGGGGACAGCCTACTAGTTCTGAATACATTCAGGATGAGCTTGCAGAGATCGTCGCAAATCACGAGTACGAGTCGACCGTCACACCCGATAATGGCTACATCAACTCATGGCTTGTCTGTTTCAAGGGGCCTATCAGCAAACCCAGCTCCAATATCCGCAGGACCATCGTAGGAGCCGGAATTCAAGGCATGCAGCAACTTTCAGGCATGAACTTTATATTCTACTACGGAACTACCTTCTTTCAGCAGCTAGGAACCATCTCAAACCCATTCCTCATCTCTCTGATCACAACCTTGGTCAATGTCCTCTCTACTCCCCTGGCCTTCTGGACGATCGAACGGTTCGGCCGCAGACCCCTACTCGTCTATGGTGGTATTGGCATGTTTCTGATGCAGTATATAATTGGTGCTGTTGGAACTGCCCAGCCCAAAAACGAGACGGCAGTCAAGGGCATGATTGCAGTCATCTGCTTCCAGATTTTCTTCTTTGCTACAACCTGGGGACCTGCGGCATGGGTCGTTGTGGGGGAGGTTTTCTCTCTGCCTATTCGCTCCCGTGGGGTCGCCATCTCGACGGCTTCGTGCTGGTTCTGGAACTGCGTACTCGCTGTCATCGCTCCGTATATGACTGGCGATGAGAAGGGCGCAGTCAATCTCGGACCCAAAGTATTCTTCTTCTGGGGTTCACTCTGCTTGCTAGGCGCTATGTTTTCTTACTTCTTTATCCCCGAGATGAAGGGTCTCTCCCTCGAACAGGTTGACCGCATGCTTGAAGAGACGAGCCCACGGAAGAGTGCGAAGTGGGTGCCTACCAGTACGTTTGCCCAGGAGATGGGTCGCACTGAGAAGAGCGCTACTGTTCATGCCGAGGACAACGAAGTTTGA
- a CDS encoding SGL domain-containing protein has translation METNNLQRWSVTEPYLNLHCELGEGPYYERATQSIRFVDILKKQLHTVSLAKGPASVTSITLNETISVTADIEGYDPSDKVLAGLKYGIAVLDRKYGSYEYLSRFEETPNARVRSNDGAIDPNGKLWLGTMTDFDLGPFQSEGKVRYDRDTTSQSDNSTGGLYKFDGSLPAKPVISNLTVPNSIGWSPDHKILYYTHTTTRQVFEFDFSVSASTISNQRVFYTHAGPGFPDGFRVDVDGNVWHAIYGEGKVLRISPDGKVTGEVLLPTLNITCVEFVGTEMFVTTAGDDSGNSRSRELGGALFRVNIGAEGMEHFLFKIT, from the coding sequence ATGGAAACGAACAACCTGCAACGATGGAGCGTGACAGAGCCATATCTAAACCTTCATTGTGAGCTCGGCGAGGGGCCGTATTACGAAAGAGCAACACAAAGCATTCGATTTGTAGATATCCTCAAAAAGCAGCTCCATACGGTATCTCTCGCTAAAGGCCCGGCCTCAGTCACCTCTATTACGCTGAACGAAACCATCAGTGTGACGGCGGACATTGAAGGCTACGACCCCTCGGATAAAGTTCTAGCTGGCCTCAAGTACGGCATCGCTGTGCTAGACAGAAAATATGGCTCATACGAGTATCTCAGTCGCTTTGAGGAGACACCAAATGCAAGGGTTAGAAGCAACGATGGTGCGATAGATCCCAATGGCAAGCTTTGGCTGGGAACGATGACTGATTTTGACTTGGGTCCCTTCCAGTCTGAAGGTAAGGTTCGCTATGATAGGGATACTACGTCTCAGTCTGACAACAGCACAGGTGGCCTTTACAAGTTTGATGGATCCTTGCCAGCAAAGCCTGTCATTTCCAATCTCACTGTCCCTAACTCGATAGGCTGGTCTCCAGACCACAAAATCCTGTATTATACGCATACCACAACACGGCAGGTTTTCGAATTTGACTTCTCAGTGTCTGCTAGTACCATTTCCAATCAGCGCGTATTCTACACCCATGCTGGGCCTGGTTTTCCCGACGGGTTCCGTGTGGATGTTGATGGAAATGTTTGGCATGCAATCTACGGCGAGGGCAAGGTCTTGAGAATCTCACCTGATGGAAAAGTCACTGGCGAAGTTCTCCTGCCTACTCTCAACATTACATGCGTCGAGTTTGTGGGGACAGAGATGTTTGTGACAACAGCAGGAGACGACAGTGGAAATTCTCGGAGCAGAGAGCTAGGCGGTGCACTATTTCGAGTTAATATCGGCGCAGAGGGAATGGAGCATTTTCTCTTTAAGATTACTTAA
- a CDS encoding NmrA domain-containing protein — protein sequence MWSMVAPPKNVMKIRDAKEDIINHLKKIGLPFSIIDIGFWYEIMIPRVDSGRSDHIALYSKYFFVDESLFSASQRVYNMHASMLIKHIMPRFHSSVNIRSRSRP from the exons ATGTGGTCTATGGTAGCGCCGCCAAAAAATGTTATGAAGATTCGGGATGCG AAGGAGGACATCATCAACCACCTGAAAAAGATTGGCTTGccattcagcatcatcgacatTGGCTTTTGGTATGAGATCATGATCCCAAGAGTTGACTCTGGACGATCGGATCATATCGCCTTGTATTCCAAGTACTTCTTCGTTGACGAGAGCTTATTCTCCGCGTCACAAAGAGTCTACAATATGCATGCATCCATGCTCATCAAACACATCATGCCGCGTTTCCATTCATCAGTCAACATCAGATCAAGAAGCCGCCCGTGA